The Dioscorea cayenensis subsp. rotundata cultivar TDr96_F1 chromosome 7, TDr96_F1_v2_PseudoChromosome.rev07_lg8_w22 25.fasta, whole genome shotgun sequence genome includes a region encoding these proteins:
- the LOC120265249 gene encoding uncharacterized protein LOC120265249, with amino-acid sequence CIQQIENLNSSGASKEDISSQAKLLLGQDPKYHKGFKYDHKKNADKMAMKELKEENKILTTDLSTINHPNIRAYIQSKQVRIM; translated from the exons TGCATTCAACAAATAGAGAACTTAAATTCCAGTGGCGCTTCGAAGGAAGATATT TCAAGTCAAGCAAAATTGTTGCTAGGACAAGATCCAAAATACCATAAAGGTTTCAAGTATGATCAT aagaaaaatgcaGATAAAATGGCTATGAAAGAgcttaaagaagaaaataagatcTTGACTACAGATTTGAGCACAATAAATCATCCTAATATTCGTGCTTATATTCAATCTAAACAAGTACGAATTATGTAA